One genomic region from Deinococcus seoulensis encodes:
- a CDS encoding replication initiator protein A — protein MKKMKHDTPVRIDERNSAALGIFSMLSRSSGERQQWHSQFTVAGRQYDVSGEAARGRPHGADVNIMVGLENLFQAQGCPTDNFVHTSANELREASLLAANGRNLQRLREGLDRIWETSITVTRGWHLPDGRTLAHVHKTRLINDLRYWVQGDPDPTAAGSVMVPGATLSIQLGAHLADSIRAGYTQNLQLEILRRIEQPPARTLYRLLEAHRYNPDGTAREELTVDLDNWRHACGLGDNRRSRHLRTLEQPHEELIAQHYLQDVTVDERGARTTLLYRFRNPDAPDPELVQMLVRAGVAQNAATQLARQYPDRIEASVRLSRELQRTSTILKPGAFTRDIVEHPEKYPWPEPAAPVPAPRRAQQAAEERAREEEAREQQRRAELEAADPQTQWKTNAPALRFYLKKDLTAAQWTTLEGDCLSGQRSSLELLNTLVAAQANLTLQSVIHDLKENLG, from the coding sequence ATGAAGAAGATGAAACACGACACCCCCGTCAGGATCGACGAGCGGAACTCGGCCGCACTCGGCATCTTCAGCATGCTTAGCCGCTCCAGCGGCGAACGCCAGCAGTGGCACAGCCAGTTCACCGTCGCGGGCCGCCAGTACGACGTCAGCGGCGAAGCGGCCCGCGGACGACCGCACGGCGCGGACGTGAACATCATGGTCGGCCTCGAAAATCTCTTCCAGGCGCAGGGCTGCCCCACCGACAACTTCGTGCATACCAGCGCCAACGAACTGCGCGAAGCGAGCCTGCTCGCCGCCAACGGCCGCAACCTGCAGCGCCTGCGCGAAGGCCTCGACCGCATCTGGGAAACCAGCATCACCGTCACGCGCGGCTGGCACCTCCCCGACGGCCGGACCCTCGCACACGTCCACAAGACGCGCCTGATCAACGACTTGCGCTACTGGGTGCAGGGCGACCCCGACCCCACCGCAGCAGGAAGCGTCATGGTGCCCGGCGCCACGCTCAGCATCCAGCTCGGCGCTCACCTCGCCGACAGCATCCGGGCAGGCTACACTCAGAACCTCCAGCTGGAAATCCTGCGCCGCATCGAACAACCACCCGCTCGCACCCTCTACCGCCTGCTCGAAGCGCACCGCTACAACCCGGACGGCACGGCCCGCGAAGAACTCACCGTCGACCTCGACAACTGGCGGCACGCCTGCGGCCTGGGCGATAACCGCCGCAGCCGCCACCTGCGGACCCTCGAACAACCCCACGAGGAACTGATCGCCCAGCACTACCTTCAGGACGTCACCGTCGACGAACGCGGCGCCCGCACCACCCTGCTCTACCGTTTCCGTAACCCCGACGCGCCCGACCCGGAACTCGTGCAGATGCTCGTCCGTGCAGGCGTCGCGCAGAACGCCGCCACCCAACTCGCCCGGCAGTACCCGGACCGCATCGAGGCGAGCGTGCGCCTGTCACGCGAACTACAACGCACGTCCACCATCCTCAAGCCCGGCGCGTTCACCCGCGACATCGTCGAGCACCCCGAGAAGTACCCCTGGCCCGAACCGGCCGCGCCCGTCCCCGCCCCGCGCCGCGCCCAGCAAGCTGCCGAGGAGCGGGCCCGTGAGGAAGAGGCCCGCGAGCAGCAGCGCCGCGCCGAACTGGAAGCCGCCGACCCGCAGACCCAGTGGAAGACGAACGCCCCCGCCCTGCGCTTCTATCTGAAGAAAGACCTCACCGCTGCCCAGTGGACCACCCTCGAAGGCGACTGCCTCAGCGGCCAGCGCTCCAGTCTGGAACTCCTCAACACTCTGGTCGCCGCGCAGGCCAACCTCACCCTCCAGAGCGTCATCCACGACCTGAAAGAAAACCTGGGCTGA